The genomic window GATTCGCCTTTCATTTCGTGTGTTTTATTTGAATCCATTGAATGGGGAGTTGATATTCCAGACTCGGATTTGGTATCTGCAAGAAGCTGACCAGAATCTGATGATAGTGGAGTTGATGTTCCTGAAACAATTTGATCTTGAGTAGAAGAAAGAACTGAAAATTCAGTATCTTTGATGGCTTTTTCTGTGTAATTTGCAGATGACTGAAGCTTATCTCCAacaattttttcaagtttatcttcagaaactaatgGAGGCACATCATCTTTGAAATCATTATATTGTTTTTCAGAAGATGCCTGTTCACTTAAAGAAACTTTAGTGCCATCTGTAATTATATGAGATGGTGTTTCATATTTTTCAGTAATTAGCACATCTCTGGTTCTTTCATGTATTCTAAGATCACCAGGAGATGGTGGAGCAGAGTCAGGAGTTACTGTCACATACTCTGGCACAGCTGCAGCAGCTAGTTTACTGTAAACTGGTTCTTCTTCTAGACCAGAATCTACATATTCACTTCCAACATAGTCATCATCCTCTTCATCTTCCTCCACATCACCCTCGTAATCTCGCCCAAGATCATCATCAACATCCTTTGTTACTGACGCTATTTCATCTTTGGATTCCACAGTATCTTTTTGATCACTGTTGACTTTTTTAATATCAGCCTTTATAATTTCTTGGTCATCATCATCTGAATCTGATGATTTTCCTGATACTATTTTCCCAGTTGGTAATTTTTTGGTTATTATTTCATCAGACCTGATGGGGTGTGGGATAGAGAGGTCTGCTGCTTTTTCCAAGTTTGTATCCACTTTAGGTATTTGTTTGGTGGGCTCTTGTTCCAGTGACTGAACACCATCAGCCAGTATTTCTTTTTCTCTCCCAGCAGTGCAAGGTAATTGTTTTTTGTCACATATTTGTATATCTTCTTGAACACTTTCATCTTCCTTGATCTTTAAATCTGAGATGTCAGGAGTATGTGCAGTTTTCTGGTCCATCAACTTGTCAGTAGATGATTCTGCAAACTTCTTATTCGCAATATCCTTTGAAACGTCTATTGCATCATCTTTAGAAGGTAGCTTTTGCTGTAATTTGTCTATAATTTCAAGGTATGTTGCAGAAATTTCCCCAATGGCTGCACCATCAACTTCAGTTGGTAATGTTTTGACTGGCTTTTCTGCAGAACCAATGTCTGGAACCAACTTTTTTTCTGGTTCCTTTGTTTCTAATTCTTCGGTTAAATGCTTTTCATGTAAGGATACTGTTTTTTCATATTTTGTGTCAATAATGTCATCTTTTTGAAGAGTTGTCTCTTTCAACACATCCTGTAATTTTTCTGTAGCTGTAGGAAGTTTGCCCTCATAGTCTGTAAGCTGCTGTTGTGTGATCTCTTCCGTCTTGCTTTTCAGTTTATCCAAATcctcaaatttttcatgtttcatAGCATCATATTCCTTATGCACTTCAGCTATGCTCAATTTATCATCCTTTGGAGTTTCTATACTATCAGTCTTTTGCTCTTCAATCATTTGAGCAGTTTCTATTTCAGTCTTTTTTGCTTCAGTCTTATCTTTTGTTAATTCAACTTTTTCTTCGGAATGTACTTTGCTTTCTTTATCTTCTGATACAATTCCTGTTTTGTAAGACTCATGAGTATCAGTTTTATCCACATCCTGTTTAATTTTGTCTTGCGACAAAAGTTTTTCTTCTTGTGGACCTTTTTCAGTATCTAGTGAAATCTTGTCTACTTTGGAATCATAATGTAGAACATTTTCAGTTAGTTTGTCTTTTGCCTCAGAATCTGTGTCTTTGTCTTTTGCCTCAGAATCTGTGTCTGGAATGATTGGCTTATCTCTCTGTAGTCTATCTTCAAAAGTTTCCATTTTTTCAGAGTCTGCTAGTTTCGTAGTTGAAGCTTCAGTGGCAAAAGAGGAGCCTGGTTGTTTGATGATACTTGTATCAGGCACATTTCTTTCAGTGTCTATGAAATGACCAGTAATTTGTTTAATTGAATCTTCAGTTTGTAGATCTTTCAATACAACACTTTGAACTATTGTGCTGTCTTGTTCTTTTGTTTCTGTTTGAAGAATATCTCTTTTTTCAGTAGTGGTCGGTTCTTCAGCTTCATGTTCAATAGTCTTATGTATTTCAAAGCTATCTAGTTTGTCAACATGGCTTTCTTTTTCTGTAGTATCTTTAAGGATCTTAGTTCCTTCTGTCTCCACCTGACTTTGGAGAGCATCACTCACTAGTGTCTCCATCTCTTCTGCATGACTGAacattttttctttctgaatCGACGGTTCAGCTTGTGATTCTTCATGGAGTTGGCTAACATCTTTTAGAACACTTTGttcttttaaattttcttgtGCTTGCAACATATCTTCCAAAATCTTGTTATCAACTTGTTTAtcatatttttctattttatctTTGTCTGCTGGTATAAACTCATCCTTGGCCGGGTCATGGAGAGTGATACTTTTAACAGCACCGAGTGACTGAGTCTCTAATGTGCTACACTCTGCTTTGTCTTGCATTGCTCCTTCTTCATCTTTACCAAGCAGAGGTTTTACATCACTTGAAAATTCTCTACCACTTGATTCAGATGGCTTTTTATCATACTTACTAACTTCATCATCCTTAAAAGCCACTTCAGAAGTAATGTCATGTTTTGTACATTCTGGAGTTACTACTTTCTTTTCCAATGTTGTTTCTTTTTCGCTAATATGATCGGCTGTTGCTGATTCTAAGCTTTCAGACTGTAACTTGGTAATTGCTTCATCTTCCTTTGGTCTTGTTACTACATATTCTTTCCCATGGCAAACTTGATCTTTATCAGATATATTTAAGTCTCTAATTGTTGTATGATCTTCTTCAAGAGGACCAGTTTTTTGTTTGTCTTCTTTTACAAAGTCTTGAGTTACTTCTTGTTTACTCTCTATTTCCAAATTATTTAACTCCTCCTCATCTTTGGTTACTAATGTATCTTTTCCAATAGTTAATCCTGAAATCATTATCTTATCTTTAGTTTCTTTTTGATCATCcctttcaatttttatttctttggtaTCAAGCTTAACTTCCTTTGTTTCAGCCAACAATGCAATTTTTTCTTGGTCGGTCTTGTCTCTTTCATCTTCATCAAGTTTTGTTTGTGTTTCATCTTGTTTTTGAATGTGAATTTCACCACCAACTGTGGTATCTTTTTCTAATCTTCCATCTAGCTTCTGATCACCAGTAATATCTTTTTTCAAAGTTACTTTCTGGAAAACTTCAGTTTTAGCTTCTGGGATTGTTTCTTGCAAATTCTTTTTGGACTCTTTTTCAATAATTTCCTGATTTCCAGGCACAGTGGCTTCTGTCAATACATGTTTCTTTCCTCTGTCATCATCTTTTACCTTAGGAAAATCATCTTCACTTTCATACATTCCAGTGTCCACTTCTTCATGTACTGGCAAGTCAGCTACTTCATCTGGTGTCTTTACAATGTCTCTCTGATGTGTTTGTGATTGTGGTGCCCTAGCTTCAAAAACTCCAATAGTTGATGGTACTACTACATGAGGCATGGTTGTTGGTTGATCCAGACTAGCTACAGGGGCTGTAGCTGGTTTTTCTTCTTTGGTTTCCTCTTTGACATACTTTTCCTCCACGATTTCTTTGATTTCATCCAACGGTATTCTCTCATCTTCAGGAAGTGTTGGTGCTGTGGTTGCACCAGATTCCACTGTCGTAGAAAATTTCTCATCAGGTTGACTTTCTTCTGCTGTATATTTTTGATCTGTAGCATCACGCAGCACTGTTCCTTTAAGTGGCAGACTTTCATCATGATCATCGTCTAGTTTATGGTCTGCACCTCTTGTTTCTTCTGTCATTTCTCGCAATTTTTCTGATGAAAGATCTACTTTTTCTTCTGGACTAATTGATGAGGTTTCTTTCTGGTCATCAAGCTCTTCAGAATCTTTTTTCTCATCTATACTTTCATCCAAGAGTTTTACTTTATCCTGAACTCCATCTTCAAATTTATCTGTTTCGATTTTTGTCTTTGTAGCTATCTCTTCAGCAGAAGTAATTATTTCTTGAACTTTTTCTTGGATCTTTTCTTTTGTTTCAGGCGTAATCTTTTCAGTTTTAGATATTTCTGATTCAGACAGCACATGTGCTTTGATAGCTATGGATTCAGTAACATCAGTTTTTGTCATATCATCAGGTTCTTTCTTTTCATCCAAGACATCTTGAACATGCTTTTCCTCGACTGGTAGAATCTGAGGTTCAACCTtagcaatttttatttcttccttGCCTTCATCAGTAACTTTAAATTTCTCCGTCTTAAATTTTTCTGTATTACCATCAGAATATGTGACTGTTTCTTTTTCAGTTTCTTTCTGTTCTTCAAATTTCTTCTCTTTTTCTGACTCAACTTCATCTCTAAGGTGTTTCTGAAGTTCACTTTCATCTTCTTCAACTTCTTTTTGGTAAGGGATATGTGACTCAGTACTTTCTTCTTCCTGAAGCGAATCTTCCATCATTTGTTCAATTTCTTCTTTTTCAATAATAAGATACTCATCTTCCTCATCTTCAATCTCCTGTACATCTTTAGCCATTTCATGACCATGCATATCCATTTCATCTTCTAAGGTTTTTCCAGGTTCTGTTAATATCTCATCCTCGTCTTCAATATCTTCTGTTCTTTCTTCTTCTGTTATTTCTGTGTCTTGCGTTAAATGTTTCTCCTCAAGTCCTTCAATTAGTTCAGATTCTTTGTCCTCAGTTACTTCATCTTCCTCTGTTTCTTCTTGGGCAAATATTTCAAGATCTTTTGAAGCCTTTAATGACTCAAATTCCAGCTCTTTTTTCAATGTTTCATCCTCTTTTGTTGTTAAAACACTTCCTTTTTCCAACTCTTTTTCTTTCGTTGTAATGGTCGTGTCAATATTCTCCAAAAGTTTGGTTTCCACATTAACATCAGATGATGATGTTTCAAGTGATGCAGCTGTAAGGTCAGTGATATGTTTTATTGTGGAAGGAATGATTTCATCATGGGCTAATTTTGCTTTAAAAGGAACAGTTTCTGGCTCTGCAGTAGATGGTGTTGAAACTGCAGATGAATCTGTAGTAACTTTCTCGATTTCTGTTTTGGGTTTGCGGATTACACCATCTTTGTCAGACTTTACAGATGGTGTTGGTGTGCTTTTTGCTGATGAAGATTTTGCAGGTGACCCTGGTGCCTTGGAAGACTTACTTGGTGATGAAGGTTTAGGTCTTCTGCTCATTGGTTTTCGTTCTGGTTTTTGTGGCACCGATACATTATCATGTTGTTCTTTTTTAACGGTCTTTGTCACAGGTGCACGAGAAGATGATGCTGCACGTGCCACATGGTACTTAGACTCTACCACTTTCCTGTTGTTTGCTTCCTTAGCACTCTTAGCAGGAGTTGACGTTGGAGATGGCCTGCCCTTACTTGGTGCTCGGCTCACCTTCGCAACCTCAGTCTTTGTTGCAGCACCATTTACTTTATGTTCAACACTTCTTTTGGGTGTTGTTGGTGAAGATTTTACATCGCCTTTCTTCTCCGTTACAGCCCTTTCTTTTCTACGTTCCAAAGACCTAGGAGGCTTGGAATCTATTCTAGATTTTGCTGTGGAAGTTTTAGAATCGATCTTAGACTTGTGTTCCTTGGATTTTGTTTCACTTacagtttttgtaattttttctgctATTTTTTCTGCATGTTTATCTACTTTGGATACATGTTTATCACCCTCTagaattttatttgtttcagtcTTTGATTTGGGTGGCTCAGTTTTAGAAGTTGGTTTTTCAACTTTTGGTTTTGCTTGTGGTGGTGCCTTTGCAGTGGTTGGGGTGGTAGTTGTAGAAATAGGCGTGGAAGGCTTTGTCTGTTGAACTCCTGAGACCGGAATCGTTGCAGACTTAGCTACTGGCTGCTTGCCAATATCTAATGGTTTGGGTGGAGTCTTGACCATGCTTTCTCCAGGCAGGATTTTGTCAATGACGGCCGGGGTGGATTTCTGTTTGCCTCCGGTGCGAGCTGTCATCGCTACAGCGGAGGTGGACGGTGATATGGACTTTGTTGAGCACACTGCATGCTTCAGGAACTCGAGGTGCCGTATTTTGTCCAACCCTTCAAATATCTTGTGCTGCGGACAACTACCTGGGAAGAGTATCCGCGTGATTGTGTCGCTCGGATTCGCTGGCTGCCACACCAGCAGAGCACAGATCGATACTAAATTCTGAACGGGAAAATGGAATCCGTCTTTGTCTTTTTTCCCAGGAAGGAAAAGTCGCATGTCGTTAGAGTTCCATTTGGCCAAGAACTCTTTAACTTCTCGACTGTCCCGAGCTGGACTCACAACGTACATATCCAGCTTGCCATGACCAACCTGCAAACAATAGTCGAAATGATTATCACATTACTTTATTTTCTACATAACATGacatattactaaaaaaattcaagtttttatttatCGGCTTACTGTCACAaatcatataaatattataatatgtaATATATTGGACTTAAATACACTAACACTACCTCTGATAGATAGCGGCTGACACTAACACTACCTCTGATAGATAGCGGCTGCCTAGTTGGAGAATATTACGATTTGCTAAGTGTGCAGTGAGGAATGCGACCTTAACTCGTGACACACAAGAGAAAGACAAAAGCATACAAGTAGGGGATGCAGTTTTGTGAAAAAGATTTGATCGCTCATTAGGCCCGAACTAGCTATTGTTCTCTTTTAATTGACGGCCCTCTGCAAGAGAATTGCCCTCTTTGGCCGGGCCTTAGGGATGcttttgcttccgcgctggatggtTATGATTGGTATGCCGACTGTAGACACGTGCTTGAAATAAACTCGGTAAACCACAACAAAAACTTctaatgctacaatgttttaacacgcAGCTGGTATGAAATTCGTCtcgaaaaaaaatacatggccatACACATAAGATCGCACGATATCAggataaaaaaactataatttctcTCCGGAATTGCATTCCTATTATGAATGCTTGTTCCGGCACACTAAAATTTTGGGAAATAAGAAATATAATCCAGGAATAGCCGCAACCAGTTTTTTAATatcatggaaaaaatattttgcagtatTAAACCGTATAGGGATACTGGCTACATAAAAATAACGTACAGCACTTCACAAGCATTTTTACACATGTATTTAATACCGTATAAGACTAGTGAGTAAAAAAAGGGGGtagtctttaaagtcggtttacggacgataattttacacgataacgtcataagaaaacattgatgaaaaattaaattttcaaatattacatacagtttttacaaatttaatttaaaaaaatttgtttgactataatcacgaacaattagttaaaaaagcccgccttaacctgtttgatattatagaatattttattctcGCACGGTTGGTTCGGACGGTTCTTGCACgcccggctcaggcggaacgtgacgacgagtcgtgctttttcgtgcgcgcagccggcgttcatagattcacaagatgttatcacgtcaaaaaaaaaaaacagtgaaacgTTGTAACAATTCTAGGGTCGGCGGGAAAAAGCACGTAAAATCAAAAATTCCAATTTTACAGGACAGTGTTTAATAAGTTTAACTTCAACTAGTCTTGATTATTGTTGGTGATTACGTTCACATGAATCAAACAAGGAGTTAAATAGAGTTGACTATGTGCTTTTGCCAGAACCTGGGATTGACTGTGTACACCatgaatgtgtaaaaaaaaaaaaaaaaaaaaaaaaaaatcaataattttgacTTATGTGCTTTTCCCGCCGaccctagaatttttttttatcgcatttctttaagaggccactccagtgtttcaggggcactacgcaacccgcgttaacctcataagattcaatgctattttcattttgcttatgacaaattaactaatatagatttcgaaatgatgcttgcttgatatgtaagacaacgttgctcttatcaaagcccctttcttcaaaaacgtgcataaattatggttttatactaatctttaataatatgcataagtgtattgtctaggtttgaaccataatttatgcacagtTTTGAAGAaaagggctttgataagagcatcgttgtcttacatatccagcaagcatcatttcgaaatgtatattagttaattagttataagcagaatgaaaatagcatagaatgttatgaggttaacgcgggttgcgtaatgcccctgaaacactggagtggcctcttgaCGTCGCAGGAACGCCTATGGGGGAACAGCACCAGCAGTGTGGCACCTTGTGGTAGAGGTTGATGGGCTCGGCCTGGTTGCCGTCCCGGTAGCACGGGTGCGGCCTCAGCTGCAGCTGCCTCAGGTTGGCCACCACCTCCTGCCCCTCGTCCAGAAGGCTCACCAGCAGCGGGTCGCGGTCCTTGTCGCCGTCCGGGGACGCCGCGTGGCGCCGCTCCTGCGACGGGGAACACACGTGTCATCGAATATCAAAACGAGCTTCGATTTCATTCGCTCAGTCGAAGCTTCGCCCAGGCCTAAATAGTAGCTactaatatgaataaaaataaaaaaatcaccgcTCCTGCGACGAGGAACATACGTGTAATCGAATATTAAAACGAGCTTCGATTTCATTCGCTCTGTTGAAGCTTCGCCCAGACCTAAATAGTATACGAATATGAATACAAAAACCCACCGCTCCTGCGACGAGGAACAAACGTGTAATCGAATATTAAAACGAGCTTCGATTTCATTCGCTCAGTCGAAGCTTCGCCCAGGCCTAAATAGTAGCTactaatatgaataaaaataaaaaaatcaccgcTCCTGCGACGAGGAACATACGTGTAATCGAATATTAAAACGAGCTTCGATTTCATTCGCTCAGTCAAAGCTTCGCCCAGGCCTAAATAGTATActaatatgaacaaaaaaaaatcaccgatCCTGCGACGAGGAAGACACGTGTAATCGAGTATTAAAACGAGCTTCGATTTCATTCGCTCAGTCGAAGCTTCGCCCAGGCCTAAATAGTATACGAATATGAATACAAAAACCCACCGCTCCTGCGACGAGGAACAAACGTGTAATCGAATATTAAAACGAGCTTCGATTTCATTCGCTCAGTCGAAGCTTCGGCCAGGCCTAAATAGTAGCTActaatatgaacaaaaaaaaatcaccgctCCTGCGACGAGGAAGACACGTGTAATCGAGTATTAAAACGAGCTTCGATTTCATTCGCTCAGTCGAAGCTTCGCCCAGGCCTAAATAGTATACGAATATGAATACAAAAACCCACCGCTCCTGCGACGAGGAACAAACGTGTAATCGAATATTAAAACGAGCTTCGATTTCATTCGCTCAGTCGAAGCTTCGCCCAGGCCTAAATAGTATActaatatgaacaaaaaaaaatcaccgatCCTGCGACGAGGAAGACACGTGTAATCGAGTATTAAAACGAGCTTCGATTTCATTCGCTCAGTCGAAGCTTCGCCCAGGCCTAAATAGTATACGAATATGAATACAAAAACCCACCGCTCCTGCGACGAGGAACACACGTGtaatcgaatatcaaaacgagCTTCGATTTCATTCGCTCAGTCAAAGCTTCGCCCAGGCCTAAATAGTAGCTActaatatgaacaaaaaaaaaacaccgctcCTGCGACGAGGAAGACACGTGTAATCGAGTATTAAAACGAGCTTCGATTTCATTCGCTCAGTCGAAGCTTCGCCCAGGCCTAAATAGTATACGAATATGAATACAAAAACCCACCGCTCCTGCGACGAGGAACAAACGTGTAATCGAATATTAAAACGAGCTTCGATTTCATTCGCTCAGTCGAAGCTTCGGCCAGGCCTAAATAGTATACTaatatgaacaaaaaataatcacCGCTCCTGCGTCGAGGAACACACGTGtaatcgaatatcaaaacgagCTTCGATTTCATTCGCTCAGTCGGAGCTTCGCCCAGGCCTAAATAGTATActaatatgaacaaaaaaaaatcaccgatCCTGCGTCGAGGAACACACATGTAATCGAATATAAAAACGAGCTTCGATTTGATTCGCTCAGTCGAAGCTTCGCCCAGGTCTAAATAGTATAcgaatatgaataaaaaaaatcaccgcTCCTGCGTCGGGGAACACACGTGTAATCAAATATCAAAAACGAGCTTCGATTTCATTCGCTCAGTCGAAGCTTCGGCCAGGCCTAAATGGTATActaatatgaacaaaaaaaaaatcaccgctCCTGCGTCGAGGAACACACGTGtaatcgaatatcaaaacgagCTTCGATTTCATTCGCTCAGTCGAAGCTTCGCCCAGGCCTAAATAGTATActaatatgaacaaaaaaaaatcaccgatCCTGCGTCGAGGAACACACATGtaatcgaatatcaaaacgagCTTAGATTTCATTCGCTCAGTCGAAGCTTCG from Bacillus rossius redtenbacheri isolate Brsri chromosome 1, Brsri_v3, whole genome shotgun sequence includes these protein-coding regions:
- the LOC134532861 gene encoding microtubule-associated protein futsch; amino-acid sequence: MSEPQSEAGGGEAAAPVKPPPPSPLSGCYLLIVVGEPHSPEHKDIILQKIAKGFLSWDVQSAHVYLEKELEALTAQAPDGEEARNGERLIQYATENLVTEVLIHPQLNTLSQCIRNLLSSFTRHRHLIHAGYTFASSGSWILQDGTFSLADFVDAFQEAEVQRVLRAYDNCVTVDVHCSPEGDWTTERMLKESFSKSCKVRVNPTDRLTAGGPAIGNFLGYVAPFLTPASVEQLLEPSDVVGNIRFSHPTLYVFPGGQGDAALFGINGFNMLVDGGFNRKACFWDFARHLDRLDAVLMTRLNNDNVNGIAAVLRRKRQSTVYPQIGHFFSNLQERRHAASPDGDKDRDPLLVSLLDEGQEVVANLRQLQLRPHPCYRDGNQAEPINLYHKVGHGKLDMYVVSPARDSREVKEFLAKWNSNDMRLFLPGKKDKDGFHFPVQNLVSICALLVWQPANPSDTITRILFPGSCPQHKIFEGLDKIRHLEFLKHAVCSTKSISPSTSAVAMTARTGGKQKSTPAVIDKILPGESMVKTPPKPLDIGKQPVAKSATIPVSGVQQTKPSTPISTTTTPTTAKAPPQAKPKVEKPTSKTEPPKSKTETNKILEGDKHVSKVDKHAEKIAEKITKTVSETKSKEHKSKIDSKTSTAKSRIDSKPPRSLERRKERAVTEKKGDVKSSPTTPKRSVEHKVNGAATKTEVAKVSRAPSKGRPSPTSTPAKSAKEANNRKVVESKYHVARAASSSRAPVTKTVKKEQHDNVSVPQKPERKPMSRRPKPSSPSKSSKAPGSPAKSSSAKSTPTPSVKSDKDGVIRKPKTEIEKVTTDSSAVSTPSTAEPETVPFKAKLAHDEIIPSTIKHITDLTAASLETSSSDVNVETKLLENIDTTITTKEKELEKGSVLTTKEDETLKKELEFESLKASKDLEIFAQEETEEDEVTEDKESELIEGLEEKHLTQDTEITEEERTEDIEDEDEILTEPGKTLEDEMDMHGHEMAKDVQEIEDEEDEYLIIEKEEIEQMMEDSLQEEESTESHIPYQKEVEEDESELQKHLRDEVESEKEKKFEEQKETEKETVTYSDGNTEKFKTEKFKVTDEGKEEIKIAKVEPQILPVEEKHVQDVLDEKKEPDDMTKTDVTESIAIKAHVLSESEISKTEKITPETKEKIQEKVQEIITSAEEIATKTKIETDKFEDGVQDKVKLLDESIDEKKDSEELDDQKETSSISPEEKVDLSSEKLREMTEETRGADHKLDDDHDESLPLKGTVLRDATDQKYTAEESQPDEKFSTTVESGATTAPTLPEDERIPLDEIKEIVEEKYVKEETKEEKPATAPVASLDQPTTMPHVVVPSTIGVFEARAPQSQTHQRDIVKTPDEVADLPVHEEVDTGMYESEDDFPKVKDDDRGKKHVLTEATVPGNQEIIEKESKKNLQETIPEAKTEVFQKVTLKKDITGDQKLDGRLEKDTTVGGEIHIQKQDETQTKLDEDERDKTDQEKIALLAETKEVKLDTKEIKIERDDQKETKDKIMISGLTIGKDTLVTKDEEELNNLEIESKQEVTQDFVKEDKQKTGPLEEDHTTIRDLNISDKDQVCHGKEYVVTRPKEDEAITKLQSESLESATADHISEKETTLEKKVVTPECTKHDITSEVAFKDDEVSKYDKKPSESSGREFSSDVKPLLGKDEEGAMQDKAECSTLETQSLGAVKSITLHDPAKDEFIPADKDKIEKYDKQVDNKILEDMLQAQENLKEQSVLKDVSQLHEESQAEPSIQKEKMFSHAEEMETLVSDALQSQVETEGTKILKDTTEKESHVDKLDSFEIHKTIEHEAEEPTTTEKRDILQTETKEQDSTIVQSVVLKDLQTEDSIKQITGHFIDTERNVPDTSIIKQPGSSFATEASTTKLADSEKMETFEDRLQRDKPIIPDTDSEAKDKDTDSEAKDKLTENVLHYDSKVDKISLDTEKGPQEEKLLSQDKIKQDVDKTDTHESYKTGIVSEDKESKVHSEEKVELTKDKTEAKKTEIETAQMIEEQKTDSIETPKDDKLSIAEVHKEYDAMKHEKFEDLDKLKSKTEEITQQQLTDYEGKLPTATEKLQDVLKETTLQKDDIIDTKYEKTVSLHEKHLTEELETKEPEKKLVPDIGSAEKPVKTLPTEVDGAAIGEISATYLEIIDKLQQKLPSKDDAIDVSKDIANKKFAESSTDKLMDQKTAHTPDISDLKIKEDESVQEDIQICDKKQLPCTAGREKEILADGVQSLEQEPTKQIPKVDTNLEKAADLSIPHPIRSDEIITKKLPTGKIVSGKSSDSDDDDQEIIKADIKKVNSDQKDTVESKDEIASVTKDVDDDLGRDYEGDVEEDEEDDDYVGSEYVDSGLEEEPVYSKLAAAAVPEYVTVTPDSAPPSPGDLRIHERTRDVLITEKYETPSHIITDGTKVSLSEQASSEKQYNDFKDDVPPLVSEDKLEKIVGDKLQSSANYTEKAIKDTEFSVLSSTQDQIVSGTSTPLSSDSGQLLADTKSESGISTPHSMDSNKTHEMKGESDSYKHDYEKAPSPAPMVKQILDDYQKDEDESLPSISVSPETTKVMEECKLKKEKVASQPTETKQIDDQIKFLEHEIGEASILDDERDSDGIPQDVNQKFIVSEREISAKALKETDTTIYDISFHPVTSSKTATEIQITTPVKDESKETELTKLGEFKVDQLEALVKSSTSDESVTERTVSSKDKLTESSTSKEDTLHSSPEEKISSGNIVVEPDSHGRKPSDISESEVSYVTSVTSGTQETEIKSKDKYGDVLPTDTVDNTTVSQQSQQDISSSSTVRRMVVTATSEDGGAETEVCSTESLTGKSAQYSDKDESPQEPNEDSVKVELDSGLQKTVAKVIETSETNGHINLSDKEDFESYPDEEHTGEGKKTITTKTITTKIISHSDIGSAMLEKEHDLESLKDNDDNTITKVTKPTDVIISKVASDVEDSLMQKDEKFSMHKSLKEPDSPQIIQSMKEFESLSQKDGEDHKAVSYDSQESVSHEILPGSPKITTKTTTTTTVIKKILGDDSTLTDEPSSHYGSQESVAYEAVPGSPKITTKTTTTTTVIKRSLGDDAMSVDKPPSHYGSQESISHDDASGSPQITRKTTTTVLKKSLGDEISADESSSHHGSQEYVSYEIIPGSPKTTTKITTTTTVLKKSLGDDILADESSSHYGSQESVSHEITPGSPKTTTKTTTTTTILKKSLGDDILAGESSSHYGSLESVSPEITPGSPKTSTKTITTTTVLKKSLGDDILADESSNHYGSHESVSHEITPGSPKTTTKTITTTTVLKKSLGDDILADESSSHYGSQESVSHEITPGSPKTTTKTTTTTLLKKSLEDDILADESSSHYGSQESVSHGIIPGSPKTTTKTTTTTTTVLKKPVEDDIGQADEPSSKTVTTTVTTVTKKIVGDEEETTTTTKEIDSDGERTITKTVEKDGKVTEHFSTVKKVGDDDSGFDIYDPSHVSSLKTTDKSIESADPISAITGKVEKYSEKVVDLAPAQSSLDDKLTKECEEKTIVTESDGVRSTTVITMTKSLAKELGDVEFPTILNSGVSIIKREATETVRSGTPGSDTFSDRDIEYCGPSTPHSDISSGQVSRAPTHIWGESSEGHPDSEDDEDQPGSPLSTSSQLGHSPPPHFEDVMSDKHQSSPMVMTGSFYGTLPDDPLQQLSQEKSLKKVSDPIPISVVASGKTGDITMKTELASSFKHYSPQDKALSDDFDFEKALHEHRIARGEDFAPKTSTVTYGFESKSSPSHTSKVEKHQSSDVNGQKHNGDDNDSDGSHEKYNGKPSVESTSITTYHISTEPSSSVKKVTTTSTTVTSSGEHDPMFRHQIGSSVSSSSSTFPEPPQGFGLPPSSKPGDIKDPIEGWGKPLGLPAPIPPPTNDTETSTEIVATSPSNKGTPKKEKKSLQTKKTMLMNENNKIKDGSNKKRPESPIKQGDRKGSSTNKDTSLRSAKAAGSPIYVDLTYVPHHGNSYYSSVEFFKKVRARYYVFSGTDPSRDVYNALLEAKQTWDDKELEVTIIPTYDTDTLGYWVAENEDLLTKCKIDLSPSASRCTINLQDHETSCSAYRLEF